Proteins encoded within one genomic window of Granulicella pectinivorans:
- a CDS encoding TonB-dependent receptor, giving the protein MKHTLVSLCRSLGLVLLLALVPAGLLGQGANGVITGQLTDSTGAILPNAQVTLTKTDTGLVVKEQSNAQGIYTFPSLQTGPYKVQVTQTGFKSTETTLVLTVGQTANIDLTLAVGSSSETVNVESSGMADLETNDATLSYTVGARQVSDLPLNGRNPYGLAALSPGIAPGGGFGQGVSQVRGAVVAAGTNNFESNGGAAGSNEILLDGVPVTVCCQGQPALTPSVEVVDQFKVITSVPSAQFGRSSGGILNIGSKSGTNQVHGSVYEYLRNEKLDGAPYFLKYNNKPPVPGHSDFRAPHKFNQYGFFVGAPVYVPKVYDGRDKTFFTFGWEASRNVLYAPVTTTVPTALQRQGVFTEAPGLIYDPSSTSGNTRQPLPAGCNAAGCYAAGKFVQNINPVSQQLLQFLPLPNVAGLTNNYVYANRTSDQVDQFNFRVDHNFSSKQRVFVRGTRDTNTHHENDLFNQPTGPSGINQTLRAYLFAVGDTWTISPNFLLQTNYGFAYQKNFQIPQNYTGYMASKYGFTNLDSQQQIQGLPFIGISSYANLSNAANTNRWEHYTHVLESTAVWQRGKHTLTFGYDGRRIQEHQQSASNGPGSISFDTTLTNGPNVTASAASNQAQFDSFAAFLLGTFTSATLTRQVQPAYNSWYNAFYLQDDYRVNSRLTVNLGLRYELETGYAERYNKWADLDLGVTNPLSAATGLSFTGGARYLGTNFPTRTWMTYKDKFAPRLGLAFQATNRTVIRAGYGISYLPTSQRFYGTGTLGYAQNTQTNFTSTSVPTTTIANPFPNGVVLPAGPAAGVTAGTGTSVSGALYNNPLMYFEQFNAGVEQQLAKGIVAHLSYVGSHGIHLPINWRPNDLRDQYFGSAGSQTQIDYLNAQVANPFFGVANAGPLGTAATVQRVQLLSAYPQYTPNTGMANGSLTVSQLGIGASIFNAAQAFITIQRSKNLTATLSYTYSKLMGNTSPLLTGFLNVNGTPGFQNSYHIQDKEWSNLATDIPQRFVANANYTLPFGRGQRFGGNVSGLVNEVIGGWKLNSIVAVQSGYTLAITQTGGQAYSGSRPFFVAGVSALTTGDLHKRLGGTGQTQGYLNPAAFRLATAFELGNVPRSSGSLRSPVGFQDDVSLLKDFPIHDRLGLQFRLEAFNVLNKVQFSVPNTTFGSSSFGFITAQANSPRNMQVALKLTF; this is encoded by the coding sequence ATGAAGCACACACTCGTTTCTCTTTGCCGCTCCCTTGGTCTTGTCCTGCTGCTGGCGCTGGTTCCGGCTGGCTTGCTGGGGCAGGGCGCGAACGGAGTCATTACCGGCCAACTGACGGACAGTACCGGCGCCATCCTTCCAAACGCCCAGGTAACGCTGACCAAGACCGACACGGGTCTGGTGGTGAAGGAGCAGAGCAATGCTCAGGGCATCTACACGTTTCCGTCTTTGCAGACCGGCCCGTACAAGGTGCAGGTGACGCAGACGGGCTTCAAGAGCACCGAGACGACGCTGGTGCTGACGGTGGGTCAGACGGCAAACATCGACCTGACGCTGGCGGTGGGATCGAGCAGCGAGACGGTGAACGTGGAGTCGTCGGGCATGGCGGATCTCGAGACGAACGACGCGACGCTGAGCTATACGGTCGGCGCGCGACAGGTGAGCGATCTGCCGCTGAACGGACGCAATCCGTATGGGCTGGCGGCGCTTTCGCCGGGTATCGCTCCGGGTGGCGGGTTCGGGCAAGGGGTGAGCCAGGTGCGCGGGGCCGTGGTCGCGGCGGGTACGAACAACTTCGAATCGAATGGCGGCGCGGCGGGATCGAACGAGATTCTGTTGGATGGCGTGCCGGTGACGGTATGTTGCCAAGGGCAGCCGGCGTTGACGCCTTCGGTGGAGGTGGTGGATCAGTTTAAGGTGATCACGTCGGTTCCTTCGGCGCAGTTCGGGCGGTCTTCGGGCGGCATTTTGAACATCGGGTCGAAGAGCGGTACGAACCAGGTGCATGGTTCGGTGTATGAGTATCTGCGGAACGAAAAGCTGGATGGGGCGCCGTATTTCTTGAAGTACAACAACAAGCCTCCCGTGCCGGGGCATAGCGATTTTCGGGCTCCGCACAAGTTCAACCAGTATGGGTTCTTTGTGGGCGCGCCGGTCTATGTTCCGAAGGTGTACGACGGACGAGACAAGACGTTCTTCACGTTTGGTTGGGAGGCCTCGCGCAATGTGCTGTATGCGCCGGTGACGACGACGGTGCCGACGGCTTTGCAGAGGCAGGGCGTGTTCACGGAGGCGCCGGGGTTGATCTACGATCCTTCCAGCACGAGCGGCAATACGCGTCAGCCGCTGCCGGCGGGATGCAACGCTGCGGGATGCTATGCGGCGGGTAAGTTTGTGCAGAATATCAACCCGGTGTCGCAGCAGTTGCTGCAGTTTCTGCCTCTGCCGAACGTGGCGGGGCTGACGAACAACTATGTGTATGCGAACCGTACAAGCGACCAGGTGGACCAGTTCAACTTCCGCGTGGACCATAACTTCTCGTCGAAGCAGCGCGTGTTTGTGCGCGGCACGCGGGACACGAACACGCACCATGAGAACGATCTGTTCAACCAGCCGACGGGGCCGAGCGGCATCAACCAGACGCTGCGCGCGTACTTGTTCGCTGTGGGCGATACGTGGACGATCAGCCCGAATTTCCTGCTGCAGACGAACTATGGGTTTGCTTATCAGAAGAACTTTCAGATTCCGCAGAACTACACGGGGTATATGGCTTCGAAGTACGGGTTCACCAATCTCGACAGTCAGCAGCAGATCCAGGGTTTGCCGTTCATCGGCATCTCCAGCTATGCGAATCTTTCGAATGCGGCGAATACCAACCGGTGGGAACACTACACCCATGTTCTGGAGTCGACGGCGGTGTGGCAGCGCGGCAAGCATACGCTGACATTCGGGTATGACGGACGGCGCATCCAGGAGCATCAGCAGAGCGCGAGCAATGGTCCGGGGTCGATCTCGTTCGACACGACGCTTACGAATGGACCGAACGTCACGGCGTCTGCGGCCTCGAATCAGGCGCAGTTCGACTCGTTCGCGGCGTTCCTGCTGGGCACGTTTACGTCGGCTACGCTGACGCGTCAGGTGCAGCCGGCTTACAACTCCTGGTACAACGCGTTTTATCTGCAGGACGACTATCGGGTGAACTCGCGGCTGACGGTGAACCTCGGGCTACGGTACGAACTCGAGACGGGTTATGCGGAGCGCTATAACAAGTGGGCCGATCTGGATCTCGGCGTGACGAATCCGCTGTCGGCAGCGACGGGGCTTTCGTTCACGGGCGGCGCACGGTATCTGGGAACGAACTTTCCGACGCGCACGTGGATGACGTACAAGGACAAGTTCGCTCCGCGGCTTGGGCTGGCGTTCCAGGCGACCAACAGGACGGTGATTCGTGCGGGCTACGGCATCTCGTATCTGCCGACCTCGCAGCGGTTCTACGGCACAGGCACGCTTGGTTACGCGCAGAACACGCAGACGAACTTTACGAGCACGTCGGTCCCGACGACCACGATTGCGAATCCGTTTCCGAATGGCGTGGTCCTGCCGGCCGGTCCTGCGGCGGGTGTGACGGCCGGTACGGGAACTTCCGTGAGCGGCGCTCTGTATAACAATCCGCTGATGTACTTCGAGCAGTTCAACGCGGGTGTGGAGCAGCAGCTTGCGAAGGGGATCGTGGCCCACTTGAGCTATGTGGGAAGCCATGGGATCCATCTGCCGATCAACTGGCGTCCGAACGATCTGCGGGATCAGTACTTTGGGAGTGCGGGAAGCCAGACGCAGATCGATTACCTGAACGCGCAGGTCGCCAATCCTTTCTTCGGTGTGGCGAATGCTGGGCCGCTGGGTACGGCGGCGACGGTGCAGCGCGTGCAGTTGCTTTCGGCCTATCCGCAGTACACACCGAACACGGGCATGGCGAACGGATCGCTCACGGTGAGCCAGCTTGGAATCGGCGCTTCGATCTTCAATGCGGCGCAGGCGTTCATCACGATTCAGCGTTCGAAGAACCTGACGGCTACGCTGAGCTATACGTACTCGAAGCTGATGGGCAATACGTCTCCGCTGTTGACGGGATTTCTGAATGTGAACGGCACGCCGGGCTTTCAAAACAGCTATCACATTCAGGATAAGGAGTGGTCGAATCTGGCGACGGATATCCCGCAGCGCTTTGTGGCCAACGCGAACTACACGCTGCCGTTTGGGCGTGGACAGAGGTTCGGCGGCAACGTGAGCGGCCTGGTGAACGAGGTGATTGGGGGATGGAAGCTGAACTCGATCGTCGCGGTGCAGTCGGGCTATACGCTGGCGATCACACAGACGGGCGGACAGGCCTACTCGGGATCGAGGCCCTTCTTTGTTGCGGGCGTGAGCGCTTTGACTACGGGCGATCTGCATAAGCGTCTTGGCGGAACGGGACAGACGCAGGGCTATCTGAATCCAGCGGCATTCCGGCTGGCGACGGCGTTTGAGCTTGGCAATGTACCGCGGTCTTCGGGAAGCCTGCGGAGCCCGGTGGGATTCCAGGACGATGTCTCGTTGCTGAAGGATTTCCCGATCCACGATCGTCTTGGATTGCAGTTCCGTCTTGAGGCGTTCAACGTGTTGAACAAGGTGCAATTCAGCGTGCCGAATACGACGTTCGGATCGTCGAGCTTCGGGTTTATCACGGCGCAGGCGAACTCCCCGCGCAATATGCAGGTGGCGTTGAAGCTGACGTTCTAA
- a CDS encoding histidine kinase, with amino-acid sequence MKRIHRAWLRNGIVTALVLLVCLGLASRCHAQQTYRDAASILALAPDRAYRDEPVMLKGVVTRTTDFGFFLQDQTAGVWVFRDHPNDLSVHDVIELKGVVHQGRFSPGVLPVSIRKLGSGPLPKPTVTTVRELNTGDLDCQYVSLSGIVRSAGLRARDSQSQRLWLKIATDDGSIYASLPEKDAAAASALTDSLVEVHAVAASTKNQNRQIIGPTLMVPGMEGIRVLRGPERSIASLPLLPIQRLMQYRSGTDYLHRVKVAGTVTYYKPGESLILEEDGRALYVATVQNSAIELGDRVEAAGYPAPTSTGPILEDAILRNLAHGDPLPPKTVSAQELASGTFNHNLVRVEGRFLRRVVEPYRIVLLIQSGSTLLLAQLSENGRFNSLQDLKEGSIVRVSGISMLDAEGTWNVDGPTASAIRYEIVLRAPDDVRVIEAPSWWTMRHVIYIALVLAVLVLIFVARDIRGRIARWKLQVVLDERERMAFEMHDTLAQSLAGIGFQLQAIRKSVRGENAMLMRQVDVARALVQHSHKEARRHSEQSVVEADTSMDLLSALGECASTLVAGGSVKVETSSVGKPRAIPPLVAAALLRIGQEAIANSVRHANPERLQIVLEFMDDRVRLVLADDGCGFTKSGDLLGFGLRGMRKRAASISAALDIDSEPGGGTRVAAIAPLPPGLNLAILVKRLWKYLRGSVIHVQRD; translated from the coding sequence ATGAAGAGAATACATCGCGCTTGGCTGCGGAACGGGATCGTGACGGCGCTCGTGCTGCTTGTGTGTCTGGGGCTTGCGTCCAGGTGCCACGCGCAGCAGACGTATCGGGATGCGGCCTCGATTCTTGCGCTTGCACCGGATCGCGCGTACCGTGACGAACCGGTGATGCTGAAGGGAGTGGTCACGCGCACCACGGACTTCGGCTTCTTTCTGCAGGATCAGACCGCAGGGGTGTGGGTCTTCCGGGATCATCCCAACGATCTCTCCGTGCATGACGTGATTGAGCTGAAAGGAGTTGTGCATCAAGGCCGTTTCTCTCCGGGAGTTCTGCCGGTGTCGATCCGGAAGCTGGGATCAGGGCCGCTCCCGAAGCCGACGGTCACCACGGTGCGGGAGTTGAATACGGGCGATCTCGACTGTCAGTACGTGTCGTTGTCGGGAATCGTTCGATCGGCGGGTCTTCGGGCGAGGGATTCGCAATCGCAGCGTTTGTGGCTGAAGATTGCCACGGATGATGGCTCGATCTATGCCTCGCTTCCGGAGAAGGATGCGGCCGCAGCCAGTGCGTTGACGGACTCGCTGGTTGAGGTGCATGCCGTTGCTGCCAGCACCAAGAATCAGAATCGGCAGATCATCGGGCCGACGCTGATGGTGCCGGGGATGGAGGGGATCAGGGTGCTGCGTGGCCCGGAGCGGAGTATCGCGTCTTTGCCCCTTCTGCCGATTCAGCGTTTGATGCAGTACCGGAGCGGCACCGACTATCTGCATCGGGTGAAGGTTGCCGGGACGGTGACGTACTACAAGCCCGGTGAGTCGCTGATTCTGGAAGAGGATGGGCGCGCACTGTATGTCGCCACCGTGCAGAACAGTGCGATCGAACTTGGGGATCGGGTGGAGGCTGCGGGGTATCCCGCACCGACGAGCACGGGACCGATCCTGGAAGATGCCATCCTGCGGAACCTGGCGCATGGAGATCCGCTGCCACCGAAGACGGTGAGCGCGCAGGAGTTGGCGTCGGGCACCTTCAATCACAACCTTGTCCGTGTCGAAGGGCGGTTTCTTCGCAGAGTTGTTGAGCCCTATCGCATCGTGCTGCTGATTCAGTCGGGGTCCACGCTGCTGCTGGCGCAACTCTCGGAGAATGGCCGCTTCAACTCTCTGCAGGATTTGAAGGAGGGAAGTATCGTGCGCGTCTCGGGCATCAGCATGCTCGATGCGGAAGGGACATGGAATGTGGATGGTCCGACGGCCAGCGCGATTCGCTATGAGATCGTGCTGCGTGCGCCGGACGATGTGCGGGTGATCGAGGCGCCCTCGTGGTGGACGATGCGGCACGTGATCTATATCGCCCTGGTGCTCGCCGTGCTTGTGCTCATCTTCGTGGCGCGGGATATACGTGGGCGGATCGCGCGATGGAAGTTGCAGGTGGTACTCGACGAGCGAGAGCGGATGGCGTTCGAGATGCACGACACGCTCGCGCAGAGCCTTGCGGGCATCGGGTTTCAACTGCAGGCCATCCGCAAGAGCGTGCGTGGGGAGAACGCGATGCTGATGCGCCAGGTGGATGTTGCGCGGGCGCTTGTGCAGCATAGTCACAAGGAGGCCAGGCGGCATAGCGAGCAGTCGGTCGTTGAGGCGGATACGTCGATGGATCTGCTTTCGGCGCTGGGTGAGTGTGCGAGTACGCTGGTCGCGGGAGGATCCGTGAAGGTGGAGACCTCCTCCGTAGGCAAACCGCGGGCGATTCCTCCGCTGGTGGCCGCGGCGCTGCTGCGGATTGGGCAGGAGGCGATTGCGAACTCCGTACGTCATGCCAATCCCGAGCGTTTGCAGATCGTCCTCGAGTTCATGGATGATCGTGTTCGGCTGGTTCTTGCGGATGACGGGTGTGGCTTTACGAAGAGCGGAGACCTGCTCGGCTTTGGCTTGCGCGGTATGCGGAAACGCGCTGCCTCGATCTCCGCGGCGCTGGATATCGACAGTGAGCCTGGAGGAGGAACGCGCGTCGCAGCGATCGCTCCGCTGCCACCGGGGCTGAATCTGGCGATACTGGTGAAGCGGTTGTGGAAGTATCTTCGGGGGAGTGTGATTCATGTCCAACGCGATTGA
- a CDS encoding response regulator, producing the protein MSNAIEAPIRLLIVDDHPVVCAGLTSMLSAQPGIQVAGSAATGQEALAILECERPDLILLDLRMPGMDGVSMLHALKELETPPRVVVLTNSAKEEDIYRAIRAGAQGYLLKDTPESEMVAAIFIVMQGKRYIPRHIAARLADRMMKDDLTGRELEILELLAQGLTNKQIGKDRNISDNTVRNHVNNIMEKLGVSDRTEAVASAIRSGVLAESD; encoded by the coding sequence ATGTCCAACGCGATTGAAGCTCCGATTCGACTCCTGATCGTCGACGATCATCCCGTGGTCTGCGCCGGGCTCACCAGTATGTTGAGCGCGCAGCCGGGCATTCAGGTTGCGGGGTCGGCGGCTACCGGGCAGGAGGCGCTTGCCATCCTCGAGTGCGAGCGCCCGGATCTGATTCTGCTCGACCTGCGGATGCCGGGGATGGATGGTGTGTCCATGCTGCATGCGCTGAAGGAACTGGAGACACCTCCTCGCGTCGTGGTGCTGACCAACTCCGCAAAGGAGGAGGATATCTACCGTGCGATTCGGGCTGGGGCGCAGGGGTACCTGCTGAAGGACACGCCGGAGTCGGAGATGGTCGCTGCAATCTTCATCGTGATGCAGGGGAAGCGCTACATTCCGCGGCACATTGCGGCAAGGCTCGCCGATCGCATGATGAAGGATGACCTCACGGGACGTGAACTCGAGATTCTGGAGCTTTTGGCCCAGGGCCTGACCAACAAGCAGATTGGCAAGGATCGAAATATCAGCGATAACACCGTGCGCAACCATGTGAACAACATCATGGAAAAGCTTGGCGTTTCCGACCGTACGGAGGCTGTGGCCTCGGCGATACGGAGCGGCGTTCTCGCGGAATCGGACTGA
- a CDS encoding TonB-dependent receptor gives MLLGTGLYAQGYGSISGTVTDPTGAAVSGSVVVVTQTDTGRQTTATASQSGAFVFPTLPPASYSLKVTTTGFRSFQQKGIIVQADQSVTINPKLALGEVSETVEVTSTVPQIDTTTGTLSQVIDRERVVDLPLNGRNAAALITLVAGVVDATNEGNGANQGNGKTFPAAVITSTNGTLPNQSNYLLDGGNNVDEMTNVNGPFPFPDALQEFSVQTSNYNAEFGQSAGAVVNIVTKSGTRKFHGSAFEFLRNGYFNAKPYFAASADNLHRHQFGGTIGGPVIIPHFSTGTTTQFFFGYQHTLVHQNSNANTTTVPTLAEEGRTASGGTLPYADLGNLCAAGFNAQNICTNASQQILNPFTNAAYPLNRIPSSDFDPAAVAYQKVFPTYSGTEAAGKIGGLVSYYKPTVQYFNEYVSRVDHDFGTKNHLFGRYYYNFYNQAAVFDPNNLASYQSYFNTRYQNALLSDTHVFTTNLVNSLVLNYQREVALRGGPPGSSNITAFGVKNIWQPDTGPYLAATITGYFGASSSAFAGWGRNNYTFNDDVHWVKGSHNIGFGGHFELSKFDVTNVFQSYGAFGFGTATNKIGSTSYQYPNAYANFLLGFMTSFGQGNYELVNDRNHFPGVYLQDSWKVTPRLQLNYGLRWESFAPWSNRIGSEQQFSASAYAANRGTSQFTTLPAGLLLSGDPGVPKNGVRNKYTQFMPRVGFALDVFGNGKTAVRGGFGIFYQDRLPGFFNLSQASFVPNTISITLTNPGLAGPTPGANPGGPFSNPYCTGCAVGSTPNPFPFSLPFPSTKAFPNGITVAEYDPSGNFQIPVTDDFNLIVEQQLAPSWSARFAYVGSVSRHQFVNLEINPSVNNGSGLSTNARRVYNTAPTIGPCASATGCNANYSQIIMAAMIGNANFNSFQATLEKKMSHGLSLLLNYTFSKSLDDMPQATRISNTEDLNAGASYVYPLYPSNATGIPAAAYVTDIKALDRGISDIDHPQVVSASYVYKFPKAYTSFAPANFLLNGWRITGLVQHHSGDSLTAYTGTDNSLTGLSQDRAQRDFTKPAYSRDASNAGDCQAGKSCVNWLNNAAFSVPANTGPGTGFGNVVKGTLRGPGYTNMDAAVIRSFRIYRESALEFRAEYFDVLNHTELGNPNTSNPISSSTSFGTITSTQGGPRVAQFSLKYAF, from the coding sequence ATGCTCCTTGGAACGGGCCTCTATGCGCAGGGCTATGGTTCCATCTCCGGCACGGTGACGGATCCGACCGGGGCGGCGGTATCGGGTTCCGTGGTGGTGGTCACGCAGACGGACACAGGCCGTCAGACGACCGCCACGGCAAGCCAGAGCGGTGCGTTCGTGTTCCCGACGCTTCCACCTGCGAGCTACTCGCTGAAGGTGACGACGACGGGCTTCCGGAGCTTTCAGCAGAAGGGGATCATCGTGCAGGCGGACCAGTCGGTGACGATCAACCCGAAGCTGGCACTTGGCGAGGTCAGCGAGACGGTTGAGGTGACGAGTACGGTGCCGCAGATCGACACGACGACGGGAACTCTGTCGCAGGTAATCGATCGCGAGCGGGTTGTCGATCTTCCGCTGAATGGGAGGAATGCCGCTGCGCTGATCACGCTCGTCGCCGGCGTGGTGGATGCGACGAATGAAGGCAATGGAGCCAACCAGGGCAATGGCAAGACGTTTCCCGCGGCGGTGATTACCAGCACCAATGGCACGCTGCCGAACCAGTCCAACTATCTGCTGGATGGCGGCAACAATGTGGACGAGATGACCAACGTCAACGGGCCATTTCCGTTTCCCGACGCCTTGCAGGAGTTCAGCGTGCAAACGAGCAACTACAACGCTGAGTTCGGGCAGAGTGCAGGCGCCGTGGTCAATATCGTGACCAAGTCGGGAACGAGAAAGTTCCATGGCTCCGCGTTCGAGTTTCTGCGCAATGGCTACTTCAATGCCAAGCCCTACTTCGCGGCTTCCGCGGATAACCTGCACCGGCACCAGTTTGGTGGGACCATCGGCGGCCCGGTGATCATTCCGCACTTCTCTACGGGAACAACGACGCAGTTCTTCTTCGGCTATCAGCACACACTGGTCCATCAGAACTCCAACGCCAATACAACGACGGTTCCGACGCTGGCGGAGGAGGGCCGCACCGCAAGCGGCGGCACGCTGCCGTACGCCGATCTTGGCAATCTGTGCGCGGCTGGATTCAACGCGCAGAACATCTGCACGAATGCGAGTCAGCAGATTCTGAATCCGTTTACGAATGCGGCGTATCCCTTGAACCGCATTCCTTCTTCGGATTTCGACCCTGCGGCGGTGGCGTATCAGAAGGTGTTTCCGACCTACTCGGGCACGGAAGCGGCGGGCAAGATCGGCGGTCTGGTGAGCTACTACAAGCCGACCGTGCAGTACTTCAATGAGTATGTCTCACGCGTCGATCACGACTTTGGCACGAAGAACCATCTCTTCGGCAGGTACTACTACAACTTCTACAACCAGGCCGCGGTGTTCGATCCAAACAACCTGGCGAGCTACCAGTCGTACTTCAATACGCGGTATCAGAACGCGCTTCTGAGCGACACGCATGTGTTTACGACGAACCTGGTCAACTCGTTGGTGTTGAACTACCAGCGTGAGGTTGCGTTGCGTGGCGGGCCTCCGGGCAGTTCGAATATTACGGCCTTCGGAGTGAAGAACATCTGGCAACCGGATACGGGGCCGTATCTTGCGGCAACGATTACAGGCTACTTTGGCGCATCGTCCTCGGCGTTCGCGGGCTGGGGCCGCAACAACTACACCTTCAACGACGATGTTCACTGGGTGAAGGGCTCGCATAATATCGGCTTTGGCGGTCATTTCGAGCTGAGCAAGTTCGACGTGACGAATGTCTTCCAGTCGTACGGTGCGTTTGGCTTCGGCACGGCGACCAATAAGATTGGATCGACGAGCTACCAGTACCCCAATGCGTATGCGAACTTCCTGCTCGGCTTTATGACGAGCTTTGGCCAGGGGAACTATGAGTTGGTCAATGACCGGAATCACTTCCCAGGCGTGTATCTGCAGGATAGCTGGAAGGTAACGCCGCGACTTCAGCTCAACTATGGACTGCGTTGGGAGTCGTTCGCCCCGTGGTCGAATCGCATTGGATCGGAGCAGCAGTTCAGTGCGTCCGCCTATGCGGCTAACCGCGGGACGAGCCAATTCACTACGCTGCCTGCAGGGCTTCTGCTTTCGGGCGATCCGGGGGTGCCGAAGAATGGCGTGAGGAACAAGTACACGCAGTTCATGCCGCGTGTGGGCTTTGCGCTGGACGTGTTTGGCAATGGCAAGACGGCGGTGCGCGGCGGCTTCGGCATCTTCTACCAGGACAGACTGCCGGGCTTCTTCAACCTGAGCCAGGCGAGCTTTGTGCCGAACACGATCTCCATCACGCTGACGAATCCCGGGCTTGCCGGGCCCACGCCTGGAGCCAATCCCGGTGGACCGTTCAGCAACCCCTACTGCACGGGATGCGCGGTCGGCAGCACACCGAATCCTTTCCCCTTCAGCCTGCCGTTTCCTTCCACGAAGGCGTTCCCCAACGGCATTACGGTTGCAGAGTACGACCCTTCAGGAAACTTCCAGATTCCTGTTACCGACGACTTCAACCTGATCGTCGAGCAGCAGCTCGCGCCAAGCTGGTCTGCTCGGTTTGCGTACGTGGGTTCGGTGTCGCGTCATCAGTTTGTGAACCTGGAGATCAATCCCTCGGTCAACAACGGCTCCGGTTTGAGCACGAACGCGCGGCGCGTTTATAACACCGCGCCCACGATCGGTCCGTGCGCTTCCGCGACGGGGTGCAATGCCAACTATTCGCAGATCATCATGGCGGCGATGATTGGGAATGCCAACTTCAACTCCTTCCAGGCAACGCTTGAAAAGAAGATGAGCCATGGGCTTTCGCTCCTGCTCAACTACACATTCTCGAAGTCGCTGGACGATATGCCGCAGGCGACGAGGATCTCCAACACGGAGGATCTCAACGCCGGTGCTTCGTATGTTTATCCACTCTATCCGTCGAACGCGACGGGCATTCCCGCGGCGGCTTATGTCACGGACATCAAGGCGCTCGACCGGGGTATCTCGGATATCGATCACCCTCAGGTCGTCTCGGCATCGTACGTGTACAAGTTTCCGAAGGCGTATACGTCATTCGCTCCAGCGAACTTCCTTCTGAATGGTTGGAGAATTACGGGGCTGGTGCAGCATCACTCGGGAGACTCGCTGACAGCTTACACCGGAACGGACAACTCGCTGACCGGGCTGAGCCAGGATCGTGCGCAGCGCGACTTCACGAAGCCTGCCTATTCGCGCGATGCGTCGAACGCGGGGGATTGCCAGGCAGGCAAGTCGTGCGTGAACTGGTTGAACAATGCGGCGTTCTCCGTGCCTGCCAATACCGGTCCCGGTACGGGCTTCGGCAACGTGGTGAAGGGAACGCTGCGTGGTCCCGGGTATACGAACATGGATGCTGCGGTGATCCGGTCGTTCCGGATCTATCGTGAGTCTGCACTCGAGTTCAGAGCGGAGTACTTCGACGTGCTGAACCATACCGAACTCGGCAATCCGAATACGAGCAATCCCATCAGCAGCAGCACATCGTTTGGGACGATCACGTCCACACAGGGAGGTCCGCGTGTCGCGCAGTTCTCGCTGAAGTATGCCTTCTAG